The window AACTTTTCGGCGGTTCGGGCACCACGATGGCCGCCGCCGAACAGACCGGGCGGCGATGCGTGGCCACAGAACTGGATCCAAAGTTCGCGGCCGTGATCCTGGAACGAATGACCACCCTTGGACTGCCAGTAGAAAAACTCCATGGCCCTCGATGAGATCCAACTCGAAAGCAGCCTAGAAGGCCTGAGCGAATTGCTGGACCAAGGGCCTGCAAATCCAGGGTTTGCCCTGCCGTCTAACCTCTTTTTGTTCAAGGCCGCCAAGGAGAAAGACAAGAGGTCAAGGCGTGGCATCAAAGAACTGATTCAGCCTGAGAACGCAGAGTGCGTGGTGCCGTATCTACCAGGCCCCGGAGAGAGAACGCACTGCATACTGCGGGGCGACTTTGTGCTTTGCGACCTGATCCCGGCGATCCTCCGCGAGAAAGGGCGATGTGATCATTTGCATGTGGCCACGTTAGGACTGAGCAGCGCTAATGCGGACTGCCTGGCAACCCTGAGGCAGAAAGGCTGCATCGGTGACATCACCCTCGTTTGCAGTCACTACTTTGCACAGGTGGACAAGAATACCACCTATCGCGATGTGACCCGGAGGCTGGAGGGCAAAGCGCACATCATCGTAGCGAGGGCGCATGCCAAAGTGATCTGCCTGCCAACGGCCAGTGGTGACCACTACGTGATCGAAGGGAGCGCGAACCTGAGATCCTCGGACAACACCGAACAGATGGTCATTTTCAACGATGCGGAAACCCTCCAGTTCCATCGCGCCTGGATGGAGGCGCTACCAAACAAATCATGAGCGACATCCCGTCCGATTTAGCGGCTAAAGTCATCGGTGCCGATCTGCGAAACCTCGTAAAAAAGGTAAGCGATGGCAGCGTCCTGAGCACCCCGGAAAGAGAGATGATGGAACAGGCCACCATTCAAGGGGCCTTGCCGGACGAACTCCAAGCGGCGAGGCTGGCGGCGCTGATGAGGAGGTATGCGCAGGGCAAGCCTCTGACCAAAGATCAGCAAAGAGAGCTGTCGCTTGTCTTGCCTTCGAACCGTCCGATCGTGAAGCGTATCACGACGGAAAGCTATCGTCATAAGCTGAGCCATTATGTTCCGGTTCTCGGCCTGAAGGGGAAGGATCCTGAGCGAAAATTGAAAAGGTGGATTGCGGCTGGCAGAGAGAAATCGCCGCCTGATCTTCCTCCCTTCGATCAGCCCCAACTGATGCCGGAATGGTGGCGACGGAATATGACCTGGAAGGTGCCGGATTACATCCAGGCATTCGAGCAGCAGGCCGCTGATGCCACGCCAGAGGCAGCGACTGCGGAAAGGCTGCCCGATCCCCAGCAGGCACCAACGACGACGGTGCCTGGAAAGCCTGCTGAAGCTGGCACAGAGCAAACAGGGGTGCCGATGTTCCTCGACATGGGGGCTGAGGTCTCATCGGACGTCGGCCTGCAGCAGGTCCGGGCTTTGGTCCAGGCTACGTTTAACCAGCTCCAGCGATGCCTGGAGAGCGGGCATGTGACCCAAGCCAACAGCTACCGGAGGGAGTGGCAGACCTTGGTAGGCACTCTCCGGCAATGGGAAAAAGACATCGTCAAAATCCAGGAAGGCAAAGGCGAAGTGTTGCGCACGCGAGTGATCAACACCGAACTGGTGCGGATCCTTACCGTGATGAGGCACAGCTTCTCGAACGCCTTGCTTGAAATGGCCGAGATTTTGGCGCCTCAGATGGAGCCAAGCGAACGGCGGGACATGTCCGGCAAACTGCGAGACAAGTGCTTCTCCCATCTGAAAGCAACCAGGTTCAGCCAAGTGTACCAACAACTGAACGAAGGCCATGATTGATCTATTTGCGGCTGCAGCCAGTGCGCGATTCCTCCGCACGCCTGAGAGTGACTTTTTGATAGAGCTCTTCGATTCATGCATGCACATGGCCCCAACCGAAGCTGTGTGGAAATGGGCTGATAGGGAGGTTTGGTTGGATGAAAAAATGACTGCCAAGCCGGGGCAGTATGACTCCAGTTACACCCCTTGGACTCGCGAGTGGCAGGAACTGCCAATGCGGCCCGAGGTGCGGGAGGGCATCTTCATGAAGTCCTCACGAACTGGGGTCTCTGAGGCCTCGTTGAACATCCTGCGCTGGATGCCCAAGAACTGGCCGGGCAATGCCCTGTATTCGATCAACAGCGACAAGAAAGCTCGGGAGGTGGCCGAGCGCCGAATCCTGCCATCGGTGGAACGAACTGCTGGGGGCCAGATGACCGATGACGAGAACGACAAGACGCTGTCGCGCATCTCTCTGAAAAACATGGACATGCTGATCTCCGGCTCTGGCTCTGACGGCCCGTTCATGGAGATCTGGTATCGGCTCATCATCCTCGACGAGCTGGAGAAGCATGTGCTCAACCAAGGCACGACCACCTATGACCGTGCGAAGTCACGACAGACAGACGTCGCTGACGGCTTGCTGCTGGCACTGTCGAAGCCAGAAGAGGCGGGGGGAATCATTGACCTGAAGTACATTAACGGCACCCAAAAGAAATTCCTGGTACCCTGCCCCAGGTGTGAGCGGCGGATCGAGCTACTGACCAAGTTCCTGATGGCCAATGAATGCAAGGAAGCGGATGGCTGGAACCTGGAGCGCGTCGTCAAGGATACCTACTACCAGTGCCAGCTTTGTCAGCAGCCGATCCAGTCGCACGAAAAAAAGGCTATGGTCAATGAGGGCATCTGGGTGCCGACTCCAGTGCCGCAGCGGCGTAGACCGTCTAACGGAAAGTATGTGCCGCCAGAACCGGGCGTAGAAAGCTACCAGATCAGCGACCTCTACTCACTCTTTGAACGCGTGAGCTGGGGGAACTTGATGAAGATGTATCTCCAGGCCTACGAGATCAATCCGAACGAAGAAGCCAAGAAATACTTCCGAGTGAACCATGAGGGGATGCCGTGGGAAAATGAGACTTACAACATCACGGGAGACTCTGTGAAAGCATTGAAAGCTGGGCGGATTGAAGAGAAAGTCGTCAAGGCAGTGGACGGCACAGAGCAGCGTGTGCGGCTACAGCTCGGCAAAGAGTACCGTCTGGCCTATCGGGACGGGAAGTGGAGTGCGCGGCTGCCGTTCAGGCCTGCCCTCCTGACGGTGAGCATTGACAAGCAGTTCGACTTTTTAAAATACATGGTTTTTGCGTGGACCTCTGAAGGCGCGGCTTTTCTCGTGGACCTGGGCAGACTCAGCGATGAGGACCAGCTTTGGCAGTTGCGCAAGAGGCCCTACCTGGTCGAGGAGCGTGGCGATAAACCGGAATACATTTTCAGTGGCCTCATCGACTCTGGGCACCGCCGAGATGAAGTGTTCCGCGCTTGCATCAAGCAGCAAACCACCGCCTGTGAGATCCACCCCGGAGGCTGGAATTTGCATCCCTCACGTGGGGAAGGCAAACACGAGGACTATCGCGGCAAGTTGACCCGGCTGATGACGGATTACATCGACGGGCAGGAGATCATCGTCAGATACTATTACGACCACGGCATCAAGAACGAATTCTACCTCGGGCGGATCCAGAAGAGAACCGAGCCGAGGCTGTGGCTCCCGACAGATTACCCGGACACTTTGGAGGCCGAATGGACCGCTGAAGTGTTCGATAAAAGCAAAAACCATTGGGAGCATGACAAGGCCAAAAAAGGCCCCAATGACTGGGGGGATACAGGCAAAATGCAGTATGTGATGCTTCAGGAGATGCGTGAAGATCTAAAAAATTTGCCCCTGCCAGATTGACTCGGCGGCGTGTTTGCTTGAGCTACGATTCTTATGATTACTGACATCCAGCGCCGCCAGCTTGAAACCCTAGAGAAGGCGCGGGCGCTCTGTGAGGCTGAGGGGATCATCACGAAGGTTGAAGGACACGGGGTGCTGTTGCTTTGTCTCCCTGTGTATGGCGCGCCAGAAGCCGAACAGCTCCTCCTCCAAGCAACTGACCGAGACCCGCGCAAAGGCGGGTAAAAAGGGCGGGGAAGCGGGGCGTGGAGAAGCCAAGGTCAGGTCCTATGAGACGGTCGCAAAGGGTGGTAGAGTGAGGTGGCAAAAGTACCACGAAAAGAAAGCTGAGGAGGCCAAACAAGCCCCTCCAGAAGCCCCTGAGGATTGACATGGCGGACGGCATGTGAGCGCTGTCCCTTCGATCAATTCAAATCTCGTTATCTCTGGCCTCCTGAGGGCTGCTCGTGACACGGATGATCCACGCAAGTGGCTAAGCGACAGGCACAAGGAGGCATTGGATGCTGTGATGGCTGGCGATGAGTTTGTCACCAGTTCCTCAACTGAAGGTGGCGGCAGCAGCGCAGAGCGCGGCATGCCTGCCAGTATGCTCCTACAGCTTTATGAGGCCGCTCTACAGATCTTTGATGCCGAGGAGTCCGCTACTCAGGCGGGAGTTTCCGCGCCAGGCACGGTGCGTTGGGCCGACTTTAGCAACTTTCCCTGCACCCTCGGATGAGCACATACTCCCCCATGATTCTGGGGCCTGATGGCAGGCCCGCGAAGTTTGACCAGGCCCAGGAACTCACTGTGGAGGCTGCGTATGGCTCGTTTCAAGGAGCGCAGCACTCTAGGGACCGGGGTTATGTCTATGTGCCGACGCTGGACACTCTCCAGGAGGTGGATAGCTGGTCGCACCTTGAGTTGCTCAAAAAATCCCGCTTCGTGTACAATAGTGGAGGCGGTCTGATTCACCGGGGGGTCGACGGTGTGGCCCGAATGGTCTGCGGCATGGGTTTATTTCCGTATCCTCAAGCCAAAAAGAAGGACTGGAACAAACGGTTGCGTGCTCTTTGGGCCAGAAAGTGTGAGTCGAAAAACACCTTCGACCTCTCTCAGAAATTCACCTGCGGCGCGGCCCAGCAAGGCATTATTCGCAACAAGATTAAAGACGGGGATCTTGCACCCGTTCTGGCTCGAAATGAAGACGGGCGTCTGCGCTGCATGTTTTACGAGGCGCACCAGATCGGCCAGGGGTCGACACGTGTCGACCCCTCCCAGCGATGGCACCATGGCGTAAGATTGGGCAAGCACAATGCACCTGTGGCCTACCGGATCCTGGGGAAAGACAGCAAGGGGCAACAAACAACTGTTGATGTGCCGAGCGACAACGTTCTGTTTTGCGCAACCTATGAGCGCTTTGGCCAGGTGCGTGGCCTAACCAGGTTTTACCCGATCTTGAACAAGGTGCTGGATCGTGGAGAGATCATGGCGGCCTTGACGAAAGGCATCAAGATGCGGGCGCAGATCGGCTATGCTATCGAGCAGGAACTCCCCAACCAGGTGGCGAACCCGGCAGGTGGTCGAGGCGTGCTGGCACCACGTCCGACAACCACGGTGGAGGTTAACGGGAAGCGTCTCACCTTGGAGCAGTTCTTCGGCGGCGGCGAATCCATGGAGCTACAGCCGGGGCAAACCTTCAAGACGGTCGAAAGTGACCATCCGAATGAAAACGTCCGTGAACACTTGGACAACATCGTTCGTGACGTGGCCTGGGCGCTGAAATACAGCCCGGAACTCCTGTGGAATATCACGCAACTTGGCGGCGCGAACACGCGCTTTATCATGGCTGATGCTCAGTCGCAGATCGAAACGGAGCAACAGGAACTGGTCGATCAGTTCCTCGGCCCTTGGTACATCGCCTGGGTGCGAGACATGATCGAGGCTGGAGAGATCGAAGATGTCGAAGGTTGGGAACTACATACCTGGCTCCTACCCAAAAGACTGACTGTGGACTTCGGTCGAGATGGCAAGCTTCACATCGAGCAATGGAAGCGAGGCATGATCACCATGAAATCGCTCTATGGATTCGTGGGAGATGAGTGGCAGCTCGAGATCGATCAGTATCTCGACGAACGCCAATACATCAAGGAAGGCCTCCAAAGCCGCAATCTGACCTGGGCTGAGGCCTTCCCTGAAATCACAAGTCCTGACAGCGTGAAGGCTGCCCAGGAAGCCGCCGAAAAGGCGGATGCTACGGACTCCATGAAACAACAACTCGATGACATTCATGAAGCGGTGTGCCGAGCTACCGAAAAACCTCCAACCAGACTATGAGCACCATCCAACTCCCTTTAATTTTCCAAGCCTTCTACTGTGAACCGATGGCGCTCGAACGAGGCCACTTTTACAGCCTGCATAACTTCCTTCTGTCTCGCATGGCTGGCGGAGAAGGGGATCTGATGCAGGCCGTTCCGCAGGAAAAGCCGGGCAAGTTCGGGCATCAGCGAGCTAGCATCGCTCGCCCAGCCTTGATGGCCTCGGGGGAAGTGGATGGCCGTTATTACTTCACGGCCCAAGGGCGAAAAGACGTGGCAGTCATTCCTTGGAATGGAGTGATGGCGAAGAATGCCGGATTCTTGCAGGAGGCGTGCATGGGCATGGTAAGCCATGATCGGCTTTCGCACGCGACTCAACAGGCAATGGCCGCTCCAGAGATCACCAAGATCGTCTTCGACATCGGCTCACCAGGCGGGCAGGTGGTGGGGACTCCCGAGCTGGCGAACCTGATCCGCATGGCAGGAGAGTCCAAAGCAACTTACGCCTTCGTGGATTACATGATGGCGAGTGCTGCGGTGTATGCTGGGATCCAGGCCCAGGAAATCTACATGACGCCAAGCGCCAGCATTGGGAGCATCGGCACGATCCTCGGCGTGCTTGATGATTCGGTGAGAATGGAGAAGGAGGGTCTGAAATTGGAACTGTTCACCGCTGGCAAGCACAAGGCAATAGGGAGGCCCGGTCAGCAGCTCACCGCCGATGATCGCAAGTACCTCCAGGAGACGGTGAACAACGCGAATCAGCAGTTTGTCTCCGCCGTGAAGACAGCACGACCAGGCGTGGCCAAAGAGGTGCTGACTGATGCCAAGATGTACACCGGGGAGCAGGCTGTTAAGCTTGGCCTGGTTGACGGACTCGTGTCCGGCTGGGAAGAGTTCATTGACCTGCTTTGACACGCGGGACAGAGCGTCATCAAGACGCTCTATGAAACATCACCTCTCTTCCTTCCGTCGCAGTCGCTGGACTTCGGTTTTCTGCATCGCCCTCCTGGCCTTCATTTTCAGTCCGGCTCTGATCATGGCCGCCCCGGTTCACTCAGGGCTTCCAATCGCAAGTGTCGGGGGCTGGAATCCAGTGCTCGCAGGAGCCG is drawn from Prosthecobacter algae and contains these coding sequences:
- a CDS encoding terminase gpA endonuclease subunit, which produces MTAKPGQYDSSYTPWTREWQELPMRPEVREGIFMKSSRTGVSEASLNILRWMPKNWPGNALYSINSDKKAREVAERRILPSVERTAGGQMTDDENDKTLSRISLKNMDMLISGSGSDGPFMEIWYRLIILDELEKHVLNQGTTTYDRAKSRQTDVADGLLLALSKPEEAGGIIDLKYINGTQKKFLVPCPRCERRIELLTKFLMANECKEADGWNLERVVKDTYYQCQLCQQPIQSHEKKAMVNEGIWVPTPVPQRRRPSNGKYVPPEPGVESYQISDLYSLFERVSWGNLMKMYLQAYEINPNEEAKKYFRVNHEGMPWENETYNITGDSVKALKAGRIEEKVVKAVDGTEQRVRLQLGKEYRLAYRDGKWSARLPFRPALLTVSIDKQFDFLKYMVFAWTSEGAAFLVDLGRLSDEDQLWQLRKRPYLVEERGDKPEYIFSGLIDSGHRRDEVFRACIKQQTTACEIHPGGWNLHPSRGEGKHEDYRGKLTRLMTDYIDGQEIIVRYYYDHGIKNEFYLGRIQKRTEPRLWLPTDYPDTLEAEWTAEVFDKSKNHWEHDKAKKGPNDWGDTGKMQYVMLQEMREDLKNLPLPD
- a CDS encoding phage portal protein, giving the protein MILGPDGRPAKFDQAQELTVEAAYGSFQGAQHSRDRGYVYVPTLDTLQEVDSWSHLELLKKSRFVYNSGGGLIHRGVDGVARMVCGMGLFPYPQAKKKDWNKRLRALWARKCESKNTFDLSQKFTCGAAQQGIIRNKIKDGDLAPVLARNEDGRLRCMFYEAHQIGQGSTRVDPSQRWHHGVRLGKHNAPVAYRILGKDSKGQQTTVDVPSDNVLFCATYERFGQVRGLTRFYPILNKVLDRGEIMAALTKGIKMRAQIGYAIEQELPNQVANPAGGRGVLAPRPTTTVEVNGKRLTLEQFFGGGESMELQPGQTFKTVESDHPNENVREHLDNIVRDVAWALKYSPELLWNITQLGGANTRFIMADAQSQIETEQQELVDQFLGPWYIAWVRDMIEAGEIEDVEGWELHTWLLPKRLTVDFGRDGKLHIEQWKRGMITMKSLYGFVGDEWQLEIDQYLDERQYIKEGLQSRNLTWAEAFPEITSPDSVKAAQEAAEKADATDSMKQQLDDIHEAVCRATEKPPTRL
- a CDS encoding S49 family peptidase: MALERGHFYSLHNFLLSRMAGGEGDLMQAVPQEKPGKFGHQRASIARPALMASGEVDGRYYFTAQGRKDVAVIPWNGVMAKNAGFLQEACMGMVSHDRLSHATQQAMAAPEITKIVFDIGSPGGQVVGTPELANLIRMAGESKATYAFVDYMMASAAVYAGIQAQEIYMTPSASIGSIGTILGVLDDSVRMEKEGLKLELFTAGKHKAIGRPGQQLTADDRKYLQETVNNANQQFVSAVKTARPGVAKEVLTDAKMYTGEQAVKLGLVDGLVSGWEEFIDLL